The region tttcagattttcgtcAGACACTGctgaaatttatacaaaatcaCAAATTCAATTACGAAAAcgccattttttcaaatcttaaaAAAACTCGCACTGATTCTATGTTTCAAAATGTGATTCTTGAGCAACACACGATAATGGGTTCTCAatattgactatttttttcgcaagtttttagtttttgcatggcgaaattgtttttgtttttctattttttataagCCTTGGTCTAAATAGATTGCAGAATCACATTATCTTCATGATTCCGTGATCTATTTAGAtcgggaaatagaaaatacaaaaaaaaactccaattCCGAcataaaaaaactaaaaacttacgaaaaaaatagtaaatattgaGATCCCATCATTGTGTGGTGcttaaaaatcacatttcaaatCATAGAAACTGTATgaattgtttcagatttttaaaaatggcgTTTACGGAACTgggtttacaatttttttcaaatttcaccagcggctaaaaaaatatttaaaaaattccgagACCTTTTTCGGTCGGTATAAGCATTAtgctaaaaaatgattaaaatcgaAGAGTATGAAGTACATGGGCTGCTTATTtaacgtggaatgccccatatacatatatacacctaTACTGTACTTATTgccattattttttaataaaatcccacACGCTTGAATCACGCTTATATTATACGCTGCAGACTTTTTTGGGTACATCAATGCGACCAGAATGAtccaagtttgaaaatttgtatgatAAGGTTCAGTCGtgttgtaatttgaaaatttcaaaaggcTTCATTCTCTACACGTTACTAAACGGTCAGTAATCTAAATAATGAAACAGATTTCTTGAAACTCTCAACtaccattttttaaatctttagAATCGTTTTCTGTTTAAGTTTTAGAAGCTTGATGAATGATCCATAGTTTCctaaattcgaaaatatgaGGTAGGTCCCGATGGAAGATTGTGCACATGTATGGATACGTGACACACAAAGTTCACGTCTTAGCTCAAAGGCATACATCAAAATGTCAGCAGTTtgaaacgtataaaaataatttggcaACAATATGCTCACGCTTCCCGTCACAAGGTTACCAATTCATAGCATGTAGAAGTTTCAAGGGTGGATCTGGGGGTCCCGTTAATCTATTCAACGCTACTTGAACTGATTCGTGTGCCAAATTTCACAATCTTCAAGCATGAGCAAGCTCTGGTGGCCTTAACTAGCCATATGCAAAGGTACTTGTTACTCATatgtcaaaaaaatatttattgtgttTGCGTTTTCTTACATTCTGCACCTAAAATTTATAAGAAAGTATTCTGAAACAATTCAAAACGCATTTCAGGACGTGCTCATGGTATCGATGCAAAAgttcatattaatgtataaaatcTGTGTAATATTATTGCAATACATATGAAATATCatattgttcaaaaattttactgctCACCTCCATACTCCTATTTTTTGGATAACTCTTGCAGATATTCATAAAGGTTCGACCAAAATACTTTTCAAGCTACACAGGGTTACCAaagacaaaattcaaaacccCAGACAATAGACACTATAACAGCATTACAACCTGATCACCTGacgcgttgactgaagatatatatCCCCAGTCAACGCCTGCCGAGATACCAGCGTGAATATGGGGCgtcaacgaaaaaaattttgtccgaCTTATCATTGAAAATGATAGATTATATGTGACttttattgtcattttttatcttttcatcAAACTCTTAAAATTTCTAATATTACCGGCGATTAAGTTTGATTGTTACGTCACTGTTATTTCTTGTCTCGCCGAATCTTTACCCACATTCATTTACTTAGCCTAAGGTCTTTAGACAGCCATGGTTTATTCCAAACGTCCCAAGAAGGATCTTGTTGCTTTTCACTTCTATAGTTCCACTTTGGtcttcaattattattgcagAAAACAATTGGTGCCCAACATTAATGTGGAATTAAAGTGCATGTGGCCGAAGTATCACACTaagttacaatttttcttcttgtttcggaacgttaacgttactaacttcaacctaaTGGAATAAGGGAATCGAGCTATCACTTCTGACCTTGAAATCAGTATCATTTggtagaataattttattcatgttAAGAAGCAATcctaaataataacaatacaaaTAATACAGTAATCATTCATGAACTGGTGACTGACAATCCTCTACCAGCAATTAATTGTCTTGGTCTATCGTAAGTTGTTTTGCTGCCAGTAATTGACCTTTGGGTTTCAGTTTCCTATCTAAAATTGCCTGAATTCTAGccgcttcttctttttgtaATCGATCGTGTCTTTCCACAGCATAATCAATTTCTTGtgtcaattttataattctttccTGAAAATAAAACCGAAAAGATCTAGGTTTTAACACAAAGTGCGTAAATTACAGTTTATAAAGACTGAGACTGATAACAGGTAACTTTCAATTAGttttaaaaatggaaaaaattggaGATGTATTGCTAATTTTTAATTAGTGGTGCTTTAAGTATCATTTACATGTAATTACCTCATTTACTTGTTATTTGATTAGGCAGTAGTGCACATGAGTTATGTGTTAAGTATTAATCAATTTCCAAATGAGATAACCTAAATTTAAAGATCTAATGCTGCAAGGTCTGgatttcattataattttacTTACATTTTCAACCAGATTTATGAAATATCGCATGTATTACCTTATAGAGTAGCCAAACTTGTTTTAAGTTCTTACTATTGTGGTGGAAAAAAGTGGATATATGTGTTTCTTTGTGATATATTATAAGAAATTTGACAAGTAGGAAtctttcagaaaacttttcatttcgaaataaGTCATAAAAATTGAACTCACCAACTGCAAAGTAAGAAACACTGAGAAAATTCATCAAGATTTTGGCttattacatttatttgaTGCATGTAATCTTTAAAGACCAATATTTGTATTAAAATGGTATAGAAACTTAGAATTAAACCACCAAAAAAGATCGTATGGAGTTCACTGGATAATTAAACTATGAACTGCGCAATATATAAATCGCAACTGCATTTTTAAAAGGTGAGGaataatgacaaaaataaatagcTACCAGCTCAGCTTATACACATCACGTAACAATGTAATCATTGGTATATTCACCGCATATTCCCGTTGTTTCTCAAGGCGATCTCTATGTCTGACACCCAAAGGCGTTGGGCGACCATCCTTGAAGGAATAATCTGGTAAATTTGTGAGTGGACCAAAAGTATTGGGATTCGCTGTGAGACCTTTTCTGcaagaaaatagtgaaaagatgataaatttgtaaaactgATTGACCATAATTACATATAGGTCAATGCCAAGATTGACCAAACATATTTCTTACTTAGCTCTCCATCTTTGGTCAAATTGCAATGTCAAAGATGTTGAAAATCTTCTTACACCTAGTATGATACACGTGTGATCTGAAACATTTGGATATATTCGTCGGTAAGCTGTTAAGTTTTCGAGTTTGCATCTTAACCCAATCTAacctaaaaatattttaaagtAACTCGTAAGAATTTTATCTCTCACCTACATGTTGACTCGCTCTGTACGCAGTTTGAATCATAAGCGCCATTTTAATTTGGGATAAgactattttctttcaaagcaTATGTTTTTATCTTTACCAAATTATAAGATACCCGAATTCATATCCATACATTGGCCGTGTTAAATTTCTCACACCTACCGATGACTAAAGATATATGAAGATCGCCAGCCCTAAGTTGTGTTTCATAATGGTTTGTGAGGCACCGTTGACTGAATATAGTCTTCAGTCAACGGAGGCACTAACGGGTACGGGGGTAATTCTAGTACTCTGCACGTACCGACGCGTCTTACGAGATCCCAATGGGAAATCGAGTCAACAAAGATCGGTCAAACCAAAAGATTCATCATTCCACAAGTAAATTACTTATGCCATACTTATAAAGTATTCAGGTTATCGTTGACAAATTCGGAGACTGAtaattttgttacaaattttagATTTCCCGTTAACTGCTCTAATCGagaacaacaataataaaaatagtaataataatctttTATTAAAGTGGTTCGTTTCACCTAAGTATCGTATCGGATGGGTGTCAAGCGAGGACCCtaggtaaaattgtaaataagcGACTGATTCCTACAGAAACTAAATTCATATGAATTCATAGGattgatgtaaataatattGCCAGAAAAATGCTCAATTAAACAAtatctgaaaataatgttaGAATGCCTTATATTTTAAGTATATTAGCAAAGAATCGGTGATTCCGTAAGTCAGTCGCTTAATACCTGGAAATAAGAGTAAAGTAGAGCAGGACGTTGGCAGTGGTAGATAGAAACACCTGCATTTGCACGAGGGATAATGGAAACTGCCGAATATCTTGTCCAGGTGTAGCCAGACCCCAGTCCAAAACACCGACCAGCAACGCAGCGCCTAAACAGCGTAATCCGTTTTACATTTTTGCAAGTACCATTCAGGACCCAATCGGTAGGCCGGGGATTTGAATTCGAGTCCTGCCGCTCCGCAGTCACGAGTGTTAGCACCTGAGCCAATACGGTCAGTATGGCTCAACGTCGTAAGAAGATCTGGCGAAAATCCAAGAAAAGGCGCGACTGTTTACTCGCGTCACCTTAGAGTGCGTTTAAGGGCCCTAAATCATACTACTACGTTCTTgaatagaaagaaacaaagattGACCTCCGCTCTCATTCCACTCTAATCGCTGTCTCTTTCTACCAGCCGACCATATTTTGCGCGTGTTCGGAAATTGACTGAAAGTACTGTCAGTACTGAAAATCTACAGTATACGTCACTTggattttcaccattttcagTACTGACAGTACTTTCAGTCAATATCCGAACACGCCCTTTACTGGTCTAGGCATAGTCCATCTATGGCCATACTATACGCCAATGGTGACGGAGGCATCCCTCGCTCTACCCCCTGACACTCCTGTTTTTTTGAGTCCGTCTtaaccacggtcttacatacagggcCGTGTTCGACGGTCTCTTCTTTTTGATGAACTCCTTCAAAATGATAGGAGCGCACGCGCCGAACGTACTTCCTGCTGCGCGAGACCGGTACATGCGCAAATTATTACAATGAGGATATCATTTTGAAGGAATTCATCAAAAAGAAGAGATCGTCGAATACGGCCCAGGTCTTCAAACTCATCGAAATTTGCGAGGTGAGGGAAATACGCTTTCGCCGCATTTTTGGTTTTTCGACGCTGCCGCTAGTTCGCAGTGTCGTAATGTTCGCAAACACAACCTATAAATTTCCCAAATTTTCCAAATGTACTTAAAGATGTTTTCAAGTATGTCATTTAATATTTACCTCGAGAATTTTAGAAACAATATAATTTGATTGAGAATCTTTGTTGATACTGCCCTGCAATTTTTCTATCTCTTTCCCAACAACCTTACGGTTCCAACGGGAATTAAATGCTATTTCTCAAGCGTTCAGCCCCCACCACTAGACCTGTCCtttccagacctgtatgtaagaccgcgGACAGAACTAACTCTGTCCTTCAGTCTCATTCGGTCTCTGCTTCAGCAGCCACGTAAAACCGCGTATCCTTTCACTATAAGTCTATGGGACGGATGCGTTCTCAGTAGCCCCCTGATACTCAACACTGCTcatatactaaaaaattgtacgcgttttgtccccgttttttagttcctctacgtggcgctagtaAACTTCtgaccacggtcttacatacaggtccgGAAACTAGTAGGGTAGGGAATGACTCAGATAATGAGGCAAAACCGTGGTTCTCGTCTTCGCCGTCTGCAGCGCTGCCCCCTCGGGGTGAGCCAATCATAAATCAGATCCGAAAAGctgatttttcggaatcaacAATCCTGAATAACACTCAAAACTGATGAAAGatgcgaataaaaatgattgagaTGTTTACTAGCATTCCATGGCGGGCGTGATaactgttttattttaacggaATTCTCAAATGTTTAAGTCAATAAAATCCATAAACATCAGGCGAGGGCTCACAACTTTTGAGACAGTTTGAGATCTTGTGTAGATGATCCACCGTTTACATACTTTACACTGAGTTATGAACTGTCAAAAACTTCGATGAGCAGGTTATCTTGTCGGTATATATCTACATCTATCATATCCCGGGCCAATGGCGCCCCTAGCGGATAGATAGGAAACAAGACCGTGTGCCTCACTAACGGTGACACCCCCTACCACTCAAAAGTGCCGGAGTtaccagacctgtatgtaagaccgtgctTCTGACACGCTCGCTGCTCTCGCTGACCGCGCGCAAGCTTGTCAGACAACTACTAGCGTCACTAGTGCTGGAGATCGgcggcagaatcgagggacattttgcgaaccacttttagcagTGTATGTCAGGGGGCTGGTTCACAGAGATCCATGTTCGGCAGACGTCGTTTCTTGTGCTCCAGGCTTTAAGTCAAACCTAGTTCGTATGCGGATTAGTTCACATATTACCGTCACGCTTCAATGCCAGACATGGCTAAAAGTTTCGTAACCTTGTGTAGCAGAAGCGCGTTTACGtctacgtaaaaataataataaattatttaaatactcCATGCGTCAAATGGCGATCTGAAAATATCTTAATCTAAAGAGTAATAGTGTATTTACTATTTTAAAGAGCCATGGTCTCGTTGATGCAGCCGTATATGGTGAGTATATCAATACAACAGTATTGCCTGATACGTGACAACCGGCCTGCAACTTGACGTTTTCACTACTTGTATCTTGAATGTCGATGAACAGTTTTACTTCGATTATTCAATGATATGTCATCGCATTTATAGGACGTTGAAAGTTCTAGAAGCTACATCGACGAGTTATATTCTCCCAGTGGCCAAAAATGCCTGGAGGCTATTATGTGAGTATCTataaacgattttttcaactaGTCTAACCTCAAAACGTTTCATCGACATAAAATATCTAGTCTCATTTCCATTAGACGCTTACCTGTCATAACTTCTCATATATTATACCTTACTTCAAGTACCCCTGagcaatattttcttctttgttaAGAGTATTTCTTCCATGCACAGCTTTATAAAATGTTTTCGTTTTCCGGGACTGTTCTTACTCCACAATTCCATAAATTTATCGATCATTGGAAATGATCAACAGCAGCGTTTTAAGTCATACATAAGCATTCAATCTTGTGAagtaaacaaaattatttcatgatttATCCTCAAAGCAGGTCATTTACATCAATTTGTCTACATTtgcatttaattttcaacagcTGCCTAAAAAATTCAGTCATTGGAAGCAATCGACAAAAGGGTTCAGTTATAGCGCAAGGCGTGGTACCTAGACTGCTACAGTTGCTAAGTGACTCAACCGGAAGAGTAGGAGATCGTGTGCGGCTTGAATCTGCTGTTACTTTGGGTTCCCTAGCGAAAGGAACTGATCAGCATGTCAGAGCGCTCATAGAACTGAATGTAGTTCCACTGTTGCTGCAAGTGCTGCTGGCCAGCACCAATCGTTGTAACGAACCTGACGATGATAATCAAACTCCATTGGTCGAAGCATGTCTCAGATGTTTGAGGACCGTTTTTCACCACACAGCAGCCCCTGTTCATGCTATATATCAGGATCCTGGATTGGTTCCACGCTTATTGGCACTAGCTTCTAAATCTGTTACCAATCAAGTGTGTGTTGCTACCATTTTAACAGCAGCGTGCAAGGTACTAAGGATTATTCTCATTCACGTTTAtattgctgattttttttcatttttgcgCTACATATTACTACGTGTTGCAATGATGCATCATATCTTTCTCTGAAACTTTCTGTGATCAACCCTCATTAATCGAGGAAGTCGAAGTTTGTAATGGTATTGTTATAGTACATTTTTGGCAACAGTAATTACTTCGTAACTTTAGGATTaactgaaattcagtaaactaTAACATAGTATTAAAATGATTATACATTACAATTTAGCATCTTCTAAAATGGTCTGAAGTCCCAAAATTAAGATGATCACCTTTCGTTATGGTAGCATTAATAACTTTCAACCTCATATTAATGAAAAACTTTGGTTTATGTGATTGGGTTTAAGTGCCTGTAATACATGTTAATCTCCttccgtgaaattttttaattctatattAGTGCAATCTTTGCAGCATTCTTTAAAGCTTTGTCTACAATATGTagctgaatttttgtttttgcttaCTTCTTATCAACTCAATCCTGGTATTTTTAATTGGTATCTCTGAGTTTTTGTACATTGGTTGTATAGATCTTCATACAAATCTTGAAAGTATAAAACCATGTGTGTATTCATCAACTATgtcacaaaatttttactaataTTGCAAGGGTTTCTAAAGGCTTTTTATGAAATCCAGAGTTTGGATAAGCCATGAATATAGTCATAATAATATTGTTGCGATTATGCTAAACATTTCTTTGTCACCCATATTCTTCGGATATAGTTTATCCAAACTCTGAATCATcgataattatatttctttaCCTAAATGGGAAAGCAAAATCTGAACCATTAGCTTGAATAACATTGTAAGGcatactttttgaaattttcaggaaaagcTAAGAAGAGTAATATTGTCAGATTATAGCCAAGTACGAAATAATGTTGCAGAATTTGTCATATTCCATATCGTCATAcgtttttttcccttttcacTGTGTTCTGTCACTAATTCATCTTATAATTAGTCGACCACTGCGATAATACAATCGACAGAAGTTGCAATGTAATTCAAAGAAAAGTATTAAACTGTGAAAGCTCTACTGTAGAGCAAAACACGATTTtgagatatttttcattaatgaTTGTGAAAAATGCACATAACTTACGTTCACTTTATATGTATGGATTAGAGTAACAATtacgtttcaaaatttgtaagtTACAACGTTATACAAGCCAATAATTCATCTAAatcaacatattttttcccaatctTATTATCATCTGAAAGTAAACAacattaatatacaaaaatttttgaagtgaACTTTCTCGATAACGTatatgaaagaaataaatttacaatgagaaaaattaatggatGACCATGGGAATCGAACCCGGGACCAGCGGAAGCCTGTCCATGGACTTATACCCACTGTACCACGAGGCATCCCTGCCATTGTCACGTTAATCGTTCTCGTCTAGTATTATTGTTGTGCACATTGATAGTATTGTGTATATGTGGTTGATCGACTTTACTCCCACTTATACTCATTAGGTGCATGCGACTTTGCCTAACGAGTATGAGTGTGAGTAAAGTCGATCAATCATACATACACATTTTCAATGACAACTCTACATACTTGTTTCAAACACAAGTCTGTACCAAATGATAAATATGTTTCTGAACTCATTGATATGTTTGATTCATTTATGTATAACGCGACAGCAGACAGCTGAAGAGCAGAATGCACTATCCCGAGGTGGAGCTGTTGGTGCGCTTGCAACACAGCTAGACTCTCCTCTTTCTGATGTTCAACTACCAGCTCTCGCCTGCCTTGCAAATATGTGCTATCAGAATCACACGGTATCTGCACTAGTTGCTGCAGCTACAACCAACAGCTCTCAAGGCAGGTCAGTTATACCCTGAATTAATCAGATTGAGTAATTTGCAGACAATTTTAGTCAGTCACAATACTCTCGTAATTTCATCATAGATTTTCATACAACTCATAAATATTTGaactgtttttatattttcattttttccagtTTCTTAACAGTAATAGAATAAATAGTACCCAAATTTCAGTAGTAAAATGATTAAgtagtataaaatatttgaagtaCTATTTGCTCTAAAAACCGTGATCTGAATTTGTAAAACTAGTAATAATGCATTCCTGGTTAAATATATTGGATTTTTCGATATCTGGCATTCTTCTATGCCTGCAATTACACACTGTGttctttgttatatttatCTTATATTCTGAACAGAGCCGTGCCGGTTGCATTGGGCCAGCTGATGGGTCGCGAAAGAAGCGCACTAGTCCAACTCGAGGCGGCTCGGTGCGTTGCATATATGCATAGAGCTGGCGCTTTGACTTCGACAGATCCACGAGTTGTATATAGGGCACTACCTTGTTTGGTAAGGCTTTGTCATCGAGAAAGACCTCCTAGAGAAAGAGTGGCTGCAGCAGAAACACTCGCGTACCTGACCGAAGTCGACACAGACCTACAACGACTAGCATCTATTAGCAATCACCTTATATCCAACCTTGCAGAATTGCTGAAGCCACATCCATCGGTAATAATGCTTACAAATTATTCTGATTTTGAAGGCTTAGTGTATGTGCAGTaagattattataatacaaactttttctaatatttttactCGCACATCCTGTAAGAATTCTTACTTTTTATAGTTGCAGCGTAGTCGAagcaaaaaaactttttatgtCATTTAAGGCATCTTgttcgtcaaaaaaaaaaaaaaaacctcagaACGTAATTGGAGCATTTTAGACACTGAACTGAATATCTTTACAGTGATCCTGACACGTATCTATTCAATAGACTTGTGACCAGCTTAACTAAGTTTTGAACATGCAAAGGTGaaaattacattacattatttcTTGTAGGTGCTAGATGCAACGCTTTCACAGGATATGCGCCAAGCGGCATTCAGAGCATTTGCATCTTTGGGTGCGAATGATGAAGATATTCGTAAGAGGATCATTGAAACAGAGAACTTGATGGAGCAGGTGGTGGGCGGTTTGCAAGATCCCGGTGGACCACGAGTACGACTTGCCGCAGTTCGATGCTTGCACTCGCTATCGAGAAGTGTGCAACAACTGCGCACCACATTTCAAGATCACGCAGTATGGCGACCACTTATGCAACTATTACATGGAGCAGACAGAGGACTAGAGGGTACGAATGCTAAGCGCAATAAGCCTATGATATATGGAAAGAGTGCCAGTATGTTACGCAAACGATACGACACATCGTATAGCTACATTCCGGTTCGCGTTGGCCCTTGAAACTCCACAGTCGGTAATACATTTAAATTGGTCTTAAGAATTTTTCTATAACTCAACATGATTACTCAATTTAGTTTTACCACCATTAAAATATCTAATTAGCGCTGGTAGGAGTCACATTTCTCTTTTAGTGGCAATTTTGCTAAGTGCGTATTCAATTTATGCGCGGTGCAGGTCgcatttgaattttgacaGTTGGATTAATCATAGCGCGCTATTTGTCATCGAGTTTCTGTCATTTCATCGTAATTGAGCTTTACAATTGCACAAACGGCGTCAAGTACCTGCAATTAACAAATATCATTGTAAATTTCCTGACTTTGTCCTATATTTGTCGGCCTACGAGcttaatcaattttcaacagagccaatttttaaaactttgagAAGGccattaaaaaaacaaatagaaattgtttgttttgaAGACTGCACTCACGACAGCGTTTTACAACATAAGGTGTAAATAAACTAATTAAAAGTAAGAACGGTAATCAAACGCACACCAAAAACATAACTAATTACCAACTTTTTCCAATCTCCATTATTTTGCTATAAATCTTGActcatttttgcaaaattgcaCCTCTTGCTTCACTATTTTGAGAGTTTTCTGCTGCCAGCCCtgagtattgaaaaatactCCAATACACATATGTTTCTTGAAGATTTGTGAAAGAGTCATTTAGAAGTTGGAGATGCAGGGCATGAGTCGCGCCATCATCTCAACAGGGAACCGATGTACTGCACTTTATTCCAATCAGTATTGTTTTGGTTCCCATCGCTCTTGGTTGTATTACCTATATTACACCATTAGGTAGGGGATTAGAAGGCGAAGAGGACTTGCTAACTGTGGCCTCTAGCACCCTGTGCAACCTGCTATTGGAATTTAGCCCAAGTAAGGAGCCTATTCTCGAATCAGGTGGAGTGGAGTTGTTATGTTCATTGACCAGGCGACCAGACCCTGCGCTACGCCTAAACGGTATTTGGGCGCTGATGAATGTGGCTTTCCAGGCTGAGCAGCGTGTCAAATCGCAAATCCTCTCTTGTCTCGGTACCGATCAAATATTTCGTCTACTTGCTGATCCGGAATTGGCTGTTCTAATGAAAACACTTGGCTTGTTACGAAATCTTCTGTCAACAAAGGCACACATTGATCGTATTATGGCAGAGCATGCTGCCCATGTGATGCAAGCTGTCATTCTGGTATTGGAAGATCCTGAACACCCAGCTGATGTCAAAGAGCAAGCTCTGTGTATTCTAGCAAATGTCGCCGATGGGGATCGCGCACGCGATCATATCATGGCAAACGAAGACGTCTTGAAGAAACTCATGGATTACATGGTTTGTGCATACATTATTTACTCCGTTTCTTTTCTAACAAAACCAATTCATATCACATCATATTTCTAACTATTGACATAAAACAAATAGAAATATATCAG is a window of Neodiprion fabricii isolate iyNeoFabr1 chromosome 6, iyNeoFabr1.1, whole genome shotgun sequence DNA encoding:
- the LOC124184980 gene encoding 39S ribosomal protein L52, mitochondrial isoform X1, which translates into the protein MALMIQTAYRASQHVAYRRIYPNVSDHTCIILGVRRFSTSLTLQFDQRWRAKKGLTANPNTFGPLTNLPDYSFKDGRPTPLGVRHRDRLEKQREYAERIIKLTQEIDYAVERHDRLQKEEAARIQAILDRKLKPKGQLLAAKQLTIDQDN
- the LOC124184920 gene encoding armadillo repeat-containing protein 8-like, translating into MVSLMQPYMDVESSRSYIDELYSPSGQKCLEAIICLKNSVIGSNRQKGSVIAQGVVPRLLQLLSDSTGRVGDRVRLESAVTLGSLAKGTDQHVRALIELNVVPLLLQVLLASTNRCNEPDDDNQTPLVEACLRCLRTVFHHTAAPVHAIYQDPGLVPRLLALASKSVTNQVCVATILTAACKTAEEQNALSRGGAVGALATQLDSPLSDVQLPALACLANMCYQNHTVSALVAAATTNSSQGRAVPVALGQLMGRERSALVQLEAARCVAYMHRAGALTSTDPRVVYRALPCLVRLCHRERPPRERVAAAETLAYLTEVDTDLQRLASISNHLISNLAELLKPHPSVLDATLSQDMRQAAFRAFASLGANDEDIRKRIIETENLMEQVVGGLQDPGGPRVRLAAVRCLHSLSRSVQQLRTTFQDHAVWRPLMQLLHGADRGLEGRGLEGEEDLLTVASSTLCNLLLEFSPSKEPILESGGVELLCSLTRRPDPALRLNGIWALMNVAFQAEQRVKSQILSCLGTDQIFRLLADPELAVLMKTLGLLRNLLSTKAHIDRIMAEHAAHVMQAVILVLEDPEHPADVKEQALCILANVADGDRARDHIMANEDVLKKLMDYMMHSNVKLQVAAIFCVCNLVWREEDGAAQRQARLRELGLYRILQQLRHTKDSQLFEKVKAAMSQFTDA
- the LOC124184980 gene encoding 39S ribosomal protein L52, mitochondrial isoform X2; amino-acid sequence: MALMIQTAYRASQHVDHTCIILGVRRFSTSLTLQFDQRWRAKKGLTANPNTFGPLTNLPDYSFKDGRPTPLGVRHRDRLEKQREYAERIIKLTQEIDYAVERHDRLQKEEAARIQAILDRKLKPKGQLLAAKQLTIDQDN